A section of the Phycodurus eques isolate BA_2022a chromosome 4, UOR_Pequ_1.1, whole genome shotgun sequence genome encodes:
- the LOC133401769 gene encoding LOW QUALITY PROTEIN: rap guanine nucleotide exchange factor 5-like (The sequence of the model RefSeq protein was modified relative to this genomic sequence to represent the inferred CDS: inserted 1 base in 1 codon) produces MSWDCGLRYMFSVSPSLQPGNMCVLHDKEELSRLEMVQRLAKDGCRFLQNHSKGPQKANEPVQSDEAVRVQERGRCVLVLQRMSSQPARGGGKREEEEEAVRNRRYMVVSGTPEKILDHMLNGLRLEEDQXATQGKETDTLLDDFLLTYPVFMSTSDLCQALLGHYCCKCCRVKEDAKEALERKQKVAHLVSQWMLLCRDFLREDEHVKVFMKTLYHYMLDDLYEHPALERDVRELQKLYQLHRRHTVEEYSPQRKSKALFHQLSLKENGVLSRATQRQTKEVPCHVYITMDSYLSMRAHPGVVAQELLQAVAERMDVSQGELVLVAVTYPGGRLLLQPHDTLFSPLLRPVGRLHVCRKDLGEVLNPFTENSKLQQRTARMLSLNTWNVAVALSNIDWTIFNSVHEQELIYFTFRRHTSGSHPAALELLLQRCNEIQLWVMTEVLLCTALCQRVQLIKKFIKIAAHCKAQRNLHCFFAIIMGLNTAAVSRLSQTWEKIPGKFKKLFSELESITDPSLNHKAYRDTFKKMKAPKIPFLPLLLKDITFIHEGNKTFHENLVNFEKLHMIADTVRIIRQCRKDHLGNGISPKSSAEVHAYMDNLHIIDNQQSLFELSHRLEPRT; encoded by the exons CCTGTCCAGAGTGACGAGGCAGTGCGCGTGCAGGAGCGGGGCCGCTGCGTTCTGGTTCTCCAGAGGATGTCGTCACAGCCGGCGAGGGGAGGAGGGaagcgggaggaggaggaggaggcggtgaGGAACAGGAG GTACATGGTGGTGTCAGGGACCCCAGAGAAAATCCTGGACCACATGCTGAATGGCTTGAGGCTGGAGGAGGACC CGGCCACACAGGGCAAAGAGACCG ACACACTTTTGGATGACTTTTTGCTGACCTACCCAGTGTTTATGTCAACCAGTGATTTATGCCAAGCTCTTCTGGGACA TTATTGCTGCAAGTGCTGCAGAGTGAAAGAAGATGCGAAGGAGGCTCTGGAGAGGAAACAGAAAGTGGCGCACCTGGTGTCGCAGTGGATGCTTCTCTGCAGAGACTTCCTAAGAGAGGACGAGCATGTCAAAGTGTTCATGAAG ACTTTGTACCACTATATGCTGGATGACCTTTATGAGCACCCCGCCTTGGAGAGGGATGTTAGGGAGCTGCAGAAGCTTTACCAGCTGCATCGTAGACA cacaGTGGAGGAATACTCCCCTCAAAGAAAG AGCAAAGCACTTTTCCACCAATTGAGCCTGAAAGAGAACGGGGTCTTGTCGAGGGCCACGCAGAGACAGACCAAGGAAG TACCATGTCATGTGTACATCACGATGGACTCCTATCTGAGCATGAGAGCCCATCCTGGTGTTGTGGCTCAGGAGTTGCTCCAAGCAGTGGCTGAGAGGATGGACGTCTCCCAGGGGGAACTGGTGCTGGTGGCCGTGACTTATCCTGGAG GCAGACTCCTCCTGCAGCCTCACGACACACTTTTCTCCCCTTTGCTGCGGCCGGTGGGAAGATTGCATGTTTGCAGAAAGGACCTGGGTGAAGTCCTG AACCCATTCACAGAAAACTCAAAACTACAACAGAGGACCGCACGCATGCTTAGTTTAAACACATGGAACGTGGCTGTAGCTCTTAGCAACATTGACTGGACCATATTTAACTCGGTTCACGAG CAAGAGCTGATCTACTTCACGTTCAGGCGTCATACTAGCGGCAGCCACCCGGCGGCGCTAGAGTTGCTACTTCAGCGCTGCAACGAGATCCAACTGTGGGTGATGACTGAAGTGCTGCTGTGCACGGCGCTCTGCCAAAGAGTTCAGCTCATCAAGAAGTTCATCAAGATAGCTGCCCA CTGCAAAGCACAGAGGAACCTCCACTGTTTCTTTGCTATTATAATGGGCCTGAACACTGCTGCTGTCAGTCGCCTGAGTCAGACGTGGGAG AAAATTCCTGGGAAATTTAAAAAGCTGTTTTCCGAGCTAGAGAGCATCACG GATCCCTCGCTGAACCATAAGGCCTACAGGGACACGTTCAAAAAGATGAAAGCGCCAAAGATCCCCTTTCTTCCTCTGCTGCTTAAAG ATATCACATTCATTCATGAAGGCAACAAGACATTTCATGAAAATCTGGTAAATTTTGAAAAGTTG CACATGATCGCCGACACGGTCCGTATCATCAGACAGTGTCGGAAGGATCATTTGG GGAACGGCATCAGCCCAAAGAGCAGCGCAGAAGTGCACGCTTACATGGATAACCTTCACATCATCGACAATCAGCAGTCCCTCTTTGAACTGTCACACAGGCTGGAGCCTCGGACTTGA